The Candidatus Kryptonium sp. genome contains a region encoding:
- a CDS encoding alpha/beta hydrolase-fold protein yields MRILLTALIFLFVWGCGGNTNQKVNNKHSTERIELSGKWLFRIGDNKEWSDVKIDEFGWVEIQVPSQWEKQGYNFDGVAWYRKHVKIPSSFKDKKIYLYLGKIDDNDKVYFNGELIGITRGWTQERFYFIPNDLIKYDEDNVIAIRVEDLGFGGGIYEGPILIVSRDELWRMRGENKKMAKPDEYNAVFLTVKIMDTLLTTGKFASYLAFISPTFREDEKVYTIWKREMGQISNFLTENRYSIGYVDFKVYHSPENDSILVADYVRLIKDTLGLVKFSDEQVRYFKIENGALIEIGNRSRFFRTKFYSRWLQEERNLYVYLPPSYDIDLGKRYPVLYLLHGYGGSDESWKYDNINLIVDSLINIGKIVEMIIIMPDADTSFYVNSKDKKRMYEQYIVEDLINYVDATFRTIPYRETRAIDGVSMGGGGAMRIGLKYFDKFISIGSMMGALDVPFERVKNRTYIHAGDSIYWRSIQPTSIAQELTKQHFDSLYIFFYVGDKDWLKDGNLKMHEILKSKGARHEFKIYPGEHNRDFWFSHFTENLIFHSNNFYKSKYVKIKERLKTQ; encoded by the coding sequence ATGAGAATTCTTCTAACTGCATTAATCTTTTTGTTTGTTTGGGGTTGCGGAGGAAATACAAACCAAAAGGTAAACAATAAACATAGCACCGAGCGGATTGAATTATCTGGAAAGTGGCTTTTCAGAATTGGTGATAATAAAGAATGGAGCGATGTGAAAATAGACGAATTCGGTTGGGTTGAGATTCAAGTCCCTTCGCAGTGGGAAAAACAAGGCTACAACTTTGACGGCGTCGCATGGTATAGAAAACATGTCAAAATACCTTCATCGTTTAAAGACAAAAAAATTTATCTTTATCTTGGCAAAATTGATGACAATGACAAAGTTTATTTCAATGGTGAACTAATAGGTATTACAAGAGGCTGGACACAGGAAAGATTTTACTTTATCCCAAATGACTTGATAAAGTATGATGAGGACAATGTAATAGCCATACGAGTTGAAGACCTTGGATTTGGTGGCGGAATCTATGAAGGACCGATCTTGATCGTCTCAAGAGATGAACTTTGGCGAATGAGAGGTGAAAATAAAAAAATGGCAAAACCAGATGAATACAACGCTGTCTTCTTAACAGTTAAAATCATGGACACGCTCCTGACAACTGGAAAATTCGCTTCATATCTTGCCTTCATAAGCCCAACTTTTAGAGAAGACGAAAAAGTTTATACGATTTGGAAAAGGGAAATGGGACAAATCAGCAATTTTCTAACTGAAAACAGATACTCAATTGGTTATGTTGATTTCAAAGTTTATCATTCACCTGAAAATGACAGCATCCTCGTTGCGGATTATGTTCGTTTGATCAAAGATACACTTGGACTTGTTAAATTCAGCGATGAACAGGTGAGATATTTCAAGATTGAAAATGGAGCTTTGATTGAAATTGGGAACAGAAGCAGATTTTTCAGAACAAAGTTCTATTCACGATGGCTCCAAGAGGAAAGAAATCTTTATGTTTATCTTCCACCAAGTTATGATATTGACCTTGGCAAGCGTTATCCTGTTTTATATTTATTGCACGGATACGGCGGAAGCGATGAGTCCTGGAAATACGATAACATCAATTTAATCGTTGATAGTTTGATCAACATCGGTAAAATAGTTGAAATGATAATAATCATGCCCGACGCTGACACATCATTTTATGTGAATTCAAAGGATAAGAAAAGAATGTATGAACAATATATAGTTGAGGACCTAATAAATTATGTTGATGCCACTTTTCGCACGATACCATATCGTGAAACACGAGCAATTGATGGTGTCTCAATGGGTGGAGGTGGAGCAATGCGGATTGGCTTGAAATACTTTGATAAGTTCATATCTATTGGCAGTATGATGGGAGCTCTTGATGTCCCATTTGAAAGGGTGAAAAATAGAACTTACATTCACGCTGGCGATTCAATTTACTGGCGCTCAATTCAACCAACATCAATCGCACAGGAATTAACAAAGCAACATTTTGATAGTTTATACATATTTTTCTATGTTGGGGATAAGGATTGGCTTAAAGATGGAAATTTGAAAATGCACGAGATATTGAAAAGCAAAGGAGCAAGACACGAGTTCAAAATCTATCCTGGCGAGCACAACCGCGATTTTTGGTTTTCTCACTTCACCGAAAATTTAATCTTTCACTCAAATAACTTCTACAAAAGCAAATATGTGAAAATTAAAGAAAGATTAAAAACACAGTGA
- a CDS encoding purine-nucleoside phosphorylase, whose translation MFEKVKESVNSIRIKTNDFKPEIAIILGSGLGDLAEEFEDKIKIKTVDIPNYPISTVEGHAGNLVFGKLKDVNVLGFQGRIHFYESGKIENVIYPVLVAYELGTRILIVTNAAGGLNKNFKPGDLMVIADHINFMFLNPLKIFRADTRFNKPAYDENLRKIAIKTGIDLSLPVREGVYCSVRGPNYETPAEVEMLKKIGADAVGMSTVPEVITANYLGMRVLGISCITNYAAGISPTKLSHEEVTEVAQKVKNEFSLLIKETIKKIKESELKT comes from the coding sequence ATGTTTGAAAAAGTAAAAGAAAGCGTGAACTCCATCAGGATAAAAACAAATGACTTCAAACCAGAAATAGCAATAATCCTTGGTTCAGGGCTTGGGGATCTTGCAGAAGAGTTTGAGGACAAGATAAAAATTAAAACCGTTGATATCCCAAATTATCCAATTTCAACAGTTGAAGGACACGCTGGAAATTTGGTCTTTGGTAAACTTAAAGATGTGAATGTCCTCGGATTTCAAGGAAGAATTCATTTTTACGAATCTGGAAAAATTGAAAATGTCATTTATCCTGTTCTTGTGGCATATGAGCTTGGGACGAGAATTTTAATTGTGACAAATGCAGCGGGTGGGTTAAATAAAAATTTTAAACCTGGTGATCTGATGGTTATCGCCGATCATATAAATTTTATGTTCCTCAATCCACTAAAAATCTTCCGAGCTGATACAAGATTTAACAAACCAGCTTACGATGAAAATCTGCGCAAGATAGCAATAAAAACCGGGATTGATCTTTCCTTGCCCGTGCGTGAGGGAGTTTACTGTAGTGTTCGCGGTCCAAACTATGAAACACCGGCAGAAGTTGAAATGCTAAAAAAGATCGGAGCTGATGCGGTTGGGATGTCAACTGTTCCAGAAGTTATAACAGCAAATTATCTTGGAATGAGGGTTCTCGGAATTTCATGCATAACAAACTACGCAGCTGGAATAAGCCCAACGAAACTTTCGCACGAGGAAGTTACAGAAGTAGCACAAAAAGTTAAAAATGAATTTTCACTTTTAATCAAAGAAACAATCAAAAAAATAAAAGAGAGCGAGTTGAAAACATGA
- a CDS encoding flippase-like domain-containing protein, giving the protein MIKNLHKKILTAILISILILALLTIYADLNKLIVSFKNFKWFFIIPALILSLLNYLVRFFRWEFYLKKLGIKISTSKNFLIFLSGLTMSITPGKFGEALKSYLLKITDNVPLSRSAPIVVFERINDFIAFVILALYGSLYFNYGREIVVSVGFAVITGIFIFSKKEIVHFLIEKTRKVFGDRFTAKVNTAYNNAIELSDFRILVPMILISILSWFFECVGFYLVIYAYSIDVSLDLATFIYSFSTIAGAISMLPGGLGPTEGSMTALLVLNQVPKEIAVAITIIIRFATLWFAVLLGLIALYLLQKKIGKIENV; this is encoded by the coding sequence ATGATTAAAAATCTTCACAAGAAAATTCTCACAGCAATTTTAATCAGTATTTTAATCCTTGCTCTCCTAACGATTTACGCTGACCTAAATAAGCTCATCGTGAGCTTCAAAAATTTTAAATGGTTTTTTATAATTCCCGCTTTAATTCTTTCGCTATTAAATTATCTCGTGCGCTTTTTTCGCTGGGAATTTTATCTAAAGAAGCTCGGTATAAAAATTTCAACCTCTAAAAATTTTCTCATCTTCTTAAGCGGTCTCACGATGTCAATAACCCCTGGAAAATTCGGAGAAGCTTTAAAATCATATCTTTTAAAAATCACGGATAATGTCCCGCTTTCACGCTCCGCCCCAATTGTCGTGTTTGAAAGAATAAACGATTTCATAGCTTTTGTAATTCTTGCTCTTTATGGTTCTCTCTATTTCAACTATGGCAGAGAAATTGTTGTTAGCGTTGGATTTGCGGTAATCACTGGGATTTTCATATTTAGTAAAAAAGAAATCGTCCATTTCTTAATTGAGAAGACAAGAAAAGTTTTCGGCGATAGATTTACAGCTAAAGTTAACACTGCTTATAACAATGCAATTGAATTATCCGATTTTAGAATTTTAGTTCCAATGATTTTGATCTCAATTCTATCATGGTTTTTTGAATGCGTAGGTTTTTACCTCGTGATTTATGCGTATTCAATAGATGTTTCACTTGATCTCGCAACTTTTATTTATTCTTTCTCCACAATTGCTGGTGCTATCTCAATGTTGCCGGGCGGACTTGGACCAACGGAAGGAAGCATGACGGCTCTTTTAGTCCTAAACCAAGTTCCGAAAGAGATTGCTGTTGCAATTACGATAATAATTAGATTTGCAACGCTTTGGTTTGCTGTCTTGCTCGGATTAATCGCTTTATACTTACTCCAGAAAAAAATTGGAAAGATTGAAAATGTTTGA
- a CDS encoding Maf family protein — protein MLKINKLVVLASASPRRQILLKQIGLNFIVHPSGVDENSIHSLPPEAYVLTLSRKKAIEVAKNYNDALIISADTIVVLDGEIINKPKDSEDAKNMLRKLSGKTHKVYTGFTILDTKTNKIYSDFEVTDVKFREIDEEEIEEYVATGSPLDKAGAYGIQDDYGAVFVEKINGCFYNVVGFPLTKFYLAMKKFLSDD, from the coding sequence ATGCTAAAAATAAATAAACTCGTCGTTCTTGCTTCAGCGTCGCCCAGGAGACAAATCCTCTTGAAACAAATCGGTTTAAACTTCATCGTGCACCCAAGTGGAGTTGATGAAAACTCAATTCATTCACTACCACCTGAAGCATATGTCCTTACCCTTTCAAGGAAAAAAGCAATTGAAGTGGCAAAAAATTACAACGACGCCTTGATCATTTCAGCTGATACGATAGTGGTTCTTGACGGTGAAATTATCAATAAACCCAAGGATTCGGAAGATGCTAAAAATATGTTAAGAAAATTGTCTGGTAAAACCCATAAAGTTTATACCGGCTTCACAATTCTTGACACAAAAACGAATAAAATTTATTCAGATTTTGAAGTCACGGATGTTAAATTTAGGGAAATAGATGAAGAAGAAATTGAAGAATATGTCGCAACTGGTTCACCTCTTGATAAAGCAGGTGCTTATGGAATTCAAGATGATTACGGCGCTGTGTTTGTTGAAAAAATAAATGGATGTTTCTACAATGTCGTCGGATTCCCGCTTACAAAATTTTACCTTGCAATGAAAAAGTTTTTATCAGATGATTAA
- a CDS encoding SDR family oxidoreductase gives MKKWALILGSSSGFGAATAIELSKNGYNIFGVHLDRATTMPNVERVINQIKENGVEVEFFNVNAADHEKRREVIDAIEKKFAGEPSIIKVVLHSLAFGTLRPYISENPDEQITPKQMEMTLDVMANSLVYWVQDLFHRKLIGKGTRIFAMTSEGSTRVWAYYGPVSAAKAALESHIRQLAYELAKYGITVNGIRAGVTDTPALRKIPGNEKMIEYTLKRNPSGRLTTPEDVAKAIVHLSHEDMHWVTGNIIGVDGGEFIAG, from the coding sequence ATGAAAAAGTGGGCTCTAATTCTTGGTTCATCAAGCGGTTTCGGAGCTGCCACTGCGATTGAACTTTCAAAAAATGGATACAACATCTTTGGAGTTCACCTTGATAGGGCTACTACTATGCCAAATGTTGAAAGAGTAATAAATCAAATAAAAGAAAACGGAGTTGAGGTTGAATTTTTTAATGTCAATGCTGCTGATCATGAAAAAAGGAGAGAAGTTATTGATGCAATTGAGAAAAAATTTGCAGGGGAGCCATCAATCATAAAAGTTGTTCTTCATTCGCTCGCCTTTGGAACATTGAGACCATATATTTCAGAAAATCCAGATGAACAAATTACGCCTAAACAAATGGAAATGACGCTTGATGTAATGGCGAACAGTTTGGTTTACTGGGTTCAAGATTTATTTCATCGCAAGTTGATCGGGAAAGGCACGAGAATTTTTGCCATGACAAGTGAAGGTTCAACAAGGGTTTGGGCATATTATGGACCTGTATCCGCAGCAAAAGCTGCGCTTGAATCCCACATAAGGCAACTTGCTTATGAACTTGCGAAATATGGTATAACAGTTAATGGAATAAGAGCCGGGGTCACAGATACGCCTGCCTTGAGGAAAATTCCAGGAAACGAGAAAATGATAGAATACACTCTTAAAAGAAATCCGTCCGGTAGATTAACAACACCTGAAGATGTCGCAAAGGCGATTGTCCATTTAAGTCATGAAGATATGCATTGGGTTACGGGAAATATCATCGGTGTTGATGGTGGAGAGTTTATCGCTGGATAG
- a CDS encoding efflux RND transporter permease subunit: MSLPKLSVNRPVSTIMFYIALAVLGAFALSRLAIDLLPKLEPPAVSVVTIYPGASAEDVEQKVTKLIEDEVSTINNVTKVTSSSKDNISIITINFRWGTNIAEATNDVRDAIDRVKRRLPDDAQEPSIFKFSTSTFPIMLIGINSNESYPGINKIIEDKIAQPLRQVPGVGSVFSVGGPQREILVKVDPKKLEAYNLTIPQIAQILNAENFSLPAGVIKVGMKEYSVRVPGEFKSIDEIKSAVIGNYQGALVYLRDVADVIDTIKEQTVYVKINNEPGVLLFIQKQATANTIEVVDAVKKALSEIEKTLPRDVKLNIAFDSSEFIKNSINNLLNAVSYGAIFVILVVILFLRKIRASLIVILTIPFSLVVAFITLYLIGGTINLISLASLAIAIGIVVDNAIVVLENITRHIERGENPKVASVIAANEIGLAISASSLTNVAVFLPLAFLTGVAGFLFRELGILVTVMVLTSLIASLTLTPTLSSKWLKKQERIKSKLLSNLFDKSERWFQAIENFYEKTITWVLKHKILVVSVALFVFLGSFVLFRFVGFDFFPASDTGQIQIIAQLPIGTRIDETIKVGEQLQKIMLEEIPEKWRRYIFMRAGTTEQGFATITGQVEGNNVVTVGARLVPLKERGVSIEEIAEKLRKKAELIPGIEKLEISRGSDFQAVLFGGGKPLTVEVVGFDLNLTAQVAEKIREELEKIPGAKDVLVGRSGLSPEIRIEIDKQKASALGLNTTIIASTIRSSIYGLKATTYKELGDEYDITIQPGADLRNSISYISEIPVRTISGNVIKIKDVARIYEAYSPIEIQHRDRQRIITVGANVEGRALGDVTRDLQERISKIDIPPGVEIRFAGQVEEQAKSFRDLFQVLILGVILTYIIMAAQFESLLHPFVIMFAVPFAFTGVVLGLLVFGVPFGLTAFMGLIILVGIVVNNAIVLVDYTNLLRARGYKLYDAIITAGKTRLRPVLMTTLTTILGTLPLAVFKGEGSELWRALGITVLGGLSFSTLITLVLVPTIYSIFEQKRINVK; the protein is encoded by the coding sequence ATGAGCTTACCAAAATTATCTGTAAATAGACCCGTTAGCACTATAATGTTTTACATAGCCCTTGCAGTTTTAGGGGCTTTCGCCCTTTCGCGTCTTGCTATAGATCTGCTTCCAAAGCTTGAACCACCAGCGGTAAGCGTCGTCACGATTTATCCAGGCGCTTCAGCAGAAGATGTAGAGCAAAAGGTAACGAAACTCATTGAGGATGAAGTTAGCACGATAAACAATGTCACAAAAGTCACATCAAGCTCAAAAGATAACATTTCAATCATAACTATAAACTTCAGATGGGGAACCAACATCGCAGAAGCAACAAATGATGTAAGGGACGCAATAGATAGGGTAAAGAGAAGATTACCTGACGATGCTCAGGAACCATCAATTTTTAAGTTCAGCACATCAACTTTTCCGATCATGTTAATCGGCATAAACTCAAACGAAAGCTATCCTGGGATCAACAAAATCATAGAAGACAAGATAGCTCAACCATTAAGACAAGTTCCCGGAGTTGGCTCAGTATTTTCGGTTGGTGGACCTCAGCGCGAAATTTTAGTTAAAGTTGATCCGAAGAAACTTGAGGCTTATAACTTAACAATTCCGCAGATAGCACAAATACTTAACGCAGAAAACTTTTCCTTGCCAGCAGGTGTAATTAAAGTTGGAATGAAGGAATACAGCGTCCGAGTTCCTGGTGAATTTAAATCAATAGATGAAATCAAATCAGCTGTGATTGGTAATTACCAAGGTGCTCTCGTTTATTTAAGAGATGTTGCAGATGTCATTGATACGATAAAAGAGCAAACCGTATATGTCAAAATAAATAATGAACCAGGAGTTTTACTTTTCATTCAAAAGCAAGCAACCGCGAACACAATTGAGGTAGTTGATGCAGTTAAAAAAGCACTTTCCGAAATTGAAAAAACTCTACCGAGAGATGTAAAACTTAACATAGCTTTTGACTCTTCTGAGTTCATCAAAAATTCAATCAATAACCTGCTCAATGCAGTTTCTTATGGTGCGATATTTGTTATACTTGTCGTCATTCTGTTTCTAAGAAAGATAAGGGCAAGTTTGATAGTAATTTTAACGATCCCCTTCTCACTTGTAGTTGCTTTCATCACTTTATATCTAATTGGCGGAACAATAAATTTAATCTCACTTGCATCCCTTGCAATCGCTATAGGAATTGTTGTTGACAACGCTATAGTTGTTCTTGAAAACATAACACGACATATTGAGCGTGGCGAAAACCCAAAAGTAGCTTCTGTCATAGCTGCAAATGAAATTGGGCTTGCAATTTCAGCATCATCACTTACAAATGTGGCTGTATTTCTACCGCTTGCGTTTTTAACTGGAGTTGCCGGATTTTTGTTTAGAGAGCTTGGAATCCTCGTGACCGTGATGGTTTTAACTTCATTAATCGCTTCGCTGACTTTAACGCCAACGCTTTCCTCAAAATGGCTCAAGAAACAAGAAAGAATAAAGAGCAAATTGCTTTCCAATCTCTTTGATAAAAGCGAAAGATGGTTTCAGGCAATAGAAAACTTTTACGAAAAGACCATAACTTGGGTTCTAAAGCATAAAATTTTAGTTGTGTCCGTTGCTTTGTTTGTGTTTCTCGGTTCATTTGTGTTATTTAGATTCGTTGGTTTTGACTTTTTCCCAGCAAGCGATACTGGGCAAATTCAAATAATTGCTCAATTACCTATTGGAACACGAATTGATGAAACGATAAAGGTCGGGGAACAATTGCAAAAGATTATGCTTGAAGAGATACCTGAAAAGTGGCGACGATATATTTTCATGAGAGCTGGAACAACAGAGCAAGGTTTCGCAACGATAACTGGACAAGTTGAAGGAAACAATGTCGTAACGGTTGGTGCAAGGTTAGTTCCATTAAAGGAAAGAGGTGTTTCTATTGAAGAAATTGCTGAAAAACTTAGAAAAAAAGCGGAGCTAATCCCAGGAATTGAGAAACTTGAAATCTCTCGTGGCTCCGATTTTCAAGCGGTGCTTTTCGGTGGCGGAAAACCTCTAACGGTTGAAGTCGTAGGTTTTGATTTAAACTTAACAGCACAAGTTGCGGAAAAAATTAGAGAAGAACTTGAAAAAATCCCCGGTGCAAAAGATGTCCTGGTCGGAAGAAGTGGACTCTCACCAGAGATAAGGATTGAAATTGATAAACAAAAAGCTTCCGCCCTCGGACTTAACACAACAATCATCGCAAGCACAATTAGATCAAGCATCTATGGACTTAAAGCAACCACTTACAAAGAACTCGGAGATGAATACGATATAACGATTCAGCCAGGCGCTGACTTGAGAAATAGCATTTCGTATATTAGTGAAATTCCAGTTCGCACTATTTCCGGAAATGTGATTAAGATAAAGGATGTCGCAAGAATTTATGAGGCTTATTCTCCAATTGAAATTCAACACAGAGACAGACAGCGAATTATAACAGTTGGAGCAAATGTTGAGGGTAGAGCATTGGGTGATGTCACAAGAGATTTGCAAGAGCGAATTTCAAAAATTGATATACCACCAGGTGTTGAGATAAGATTTGCGGGTCAAGTTGAAGAACAAGCAAAATCTTTCCGAGATCTTTTCCAAGTTCTGATTCTCGGTGTGATATTAACATACATTATAATGGCTGCTCAATTTGAATCACTACTTCATCCTTTTGTAATAATGTTTGCAGTTCCATTTGCGTTCACTGGTGTTGTTTTAGGTTTGCTTGTTTTTGGAGTTCCGTTTGGTCTTACAGCTTTTATGGGTTTGATAATTCTTGTTGGAATAGTTGTTAACAATGCCATTGTTCTCGTTGACTATACAAATCTTTTAAGAGCCCGTGGATATAAACTTTACGATGCTATAATAACAGCTGGTAAAACACGATTGCGCCCTGTCTTAATGACAACGCTTACGACAATTCTTGGAACCTTGCCGCTTGCAGTTTTTAAAGGAGAAGGCTCTGAATTATGGCGTGCTCTTGGGATAACAGTACTTGGCGGTCTTTCATTTTCAACATTGATCACACTTGTGCTCGTTCCAACTATATATTCAATCTTTGAACAAAAAAGGATAAATGTCAAATGA
- a CDS encoding efflux RND transporter periplasmic adaptor subunit, giving the protein MKKILLGTFLITMLTIIHGCASKNENQKTNDPIDEAVPVKVAKAIKRDYDIVLEYAGTVEPYQKARVGAQMSGTIEKIYVKEGDFVREGQILVQMNTQQLTQAKIQFELAESDYKRMKSLFEAGSIPEQQLERAKANYEAAKASYELMLSNTQIRAPFDGIVTEKLMNEGEVFTLVPTGGGSPGIITLMRMDLVKIKLNIAEKDFPLIKLNQSAEVVIDAYPDRIFIGKVVQKNPAVSAITRTFTAEIEVPNSQLLLRPGMFARVRIKVGRGQGIIIPESAVVPLPGSNVNYVFVANKDVAVRRNITIGKKFNGEVEVLSGVSENELVVISGQTKLSDGTKLKIFE; this is encoded by the coding sequence ATGAAGAAAATTCTATTAGGCACTTTTTTAATAACAATGTTAACAATCATACATGGTTGCGCTTCAAAAAATGAAAACCAAAAGACAAATGATCCTATTGATGAAGCAGTCCCTGTTAAGGTCGCAAAGGCGATAAAACGAGATTATGATATTGTGCTTGAATATGCTGGAACAGTTGAACCTTATCAAAAAGCCAGAGTTGGGGCACAAATGTCTGGAACGATTGAAAAGATTTATGTAAAGGAAGGTGATTTCGTGAGAGAGGGACAAATTCTTGTTCAAATGAACACCCAACAGCTAACACAAGCAAAAATACAGTTTGAACTTGCCGAATCTGATTATAAAAGAATGAAATCGCTTTTTGAAGCTGGTTCAATCCCAGAACAACAACTTGAAAGAGCAAAGGCAAATTATGAAGCTGCGAAGGCTTCATATGAACTTATGCTTTCAAACACGCAAATCCGCGCGCCATTTGATGGAATAGTGACAGAAAAGCTAATGAACGAAGGCGAAGTTTTCACGCTTGTGCCAACTGGAGGTGGAAGTCCAGGTATAATTACGCTTATGCGAATGGATCTCGTGAAAATTAAATTAAACATCGCTGAAAAAGATTTTCCGCTGATAAAACTAAATCAATCCGCTGAAGTTGTGATTGATGCATATCCAGACAGAATTTTTATCGGGAAAGTTGTTCAGAAGAATCCCGCTGTAAGTGCAATCACAAGGACATTTACCGCTGAAATTGAAGTCCCAAACTCTCAACTTCTATTGAGACCTGGTATGTTCGCAAGAGTTAGAATAAAAGTTGGTCGCGGTCAAGGGATCATTATCCCAGAATCCGCAGTTGTTCCTCTACCTGGTTCAAATGTGAACTATGTCTTCGTTGCTAACAAAGATGTTGCCGTAAGAAGGAATATAACAATTGGGAAAAAGTTTAATGGCGAAGTTGAAGTGTTAAGTGGTGTTTCCGAAAATGAATTAGTTGTGATATCTGGGCAAACCAAACTTTCAGATGGGACAAAATTAAAAATATTTGAATAA
- a CDS encoding TolC family protein: protein MAQSKILTIDDAIKIALENNNQVKIARLELVKSDEKLVEARSALIPQISASGSYSRYLKKPVLFLPPDSPFGRLTGGVIEIGFDNSYIGSLNLQMPIFSWAVYASIKTANKGRMIAEQTYKSAYLKTISDVKKAFYAVLLAKEALKITQMRIELAEDNLKNVEKMYRQGVASEYDYINAQVQYQNLQPLLIQSENNLELAKNALKLVIGIDVKEDIDVMGELKADNFEDIDYTQLFKDLLEHNPELKQVEYQVDLSKDIVSLELSGHLPSLFFIGNFQYQAQANDFNFNRYRWIRTTFVGLQIQIPIFRGFGTQARIGQAKTSLQQSMERLIFTKQALENELKNTIYKIEQSKKRIEAQRKAVELAELGYRIARKRFESGAGTQLEVSNAEVNLAQARLNYQQAIYDYLTALSDLERLTGKTNYLEER from the coding sequence TTGGCGCAATCAAAGATATTAACTATTGATGATGCGATAAAAATCGCACTTGAAAATAACAACCAAGTGAAAATTGCACGACTTGAGCTTGTCAAGTCAGATGAGAAACTTGTAGAAGCGCGATCTGCTTTGATCCCGCAAATTAGTGCTTCTGGAAGTTATTCAAGATATTTGAAAAAGCCAGTGTTGTTTCTTCCACCCGATTCACCATTTGGAAGACTAACCGGTGGAGTAATTGAGATAGGATTTGATAATTCCTACATTGGTTCGCTCAATCTTCAAATGCCCATTTTTTCATGGGCTGTTTACGCAAGTATAAAAACGGCAAACAAAGGACGAATGATTGCCGAGCAAACTTACAAAAGCGCGTATCTTAAAACGATAAGTGATGTCAAAAAAGCTTTCTACGCTGTCTTACTTGCAAAAGAAGCCCTTAAAATAACTCAAATGAGAATTGAACTTGCTGAAGACAATTTGAAAAATGTTGAAAAAATGTATCGTCAAGGTGTTGCTTCTGAATATGATTACATTAACGCACAAGTTCAATATCAAAACTTACAACCACTGCTCATTCAATCGGAAAATAATCTTGAGCTTGCGAAAAATGCTCTCAAACTTGTGATCGGAATTGATGTCAAAGAAGACATAGATGTGATGGGTGAATTGAAGGCTGACAATTTTGAGGATATTGATTACACTCAATTGTTTAAAGACCTACTTGAACACAATCCTGAACTAAAACAAGTAGAATACCAAGTTGATCTTTCAAAGGATATTGTCTCACTTGAATTATCTGGACATCTTCCCTCGCTTTTCTTCATAGGGAATTTTCAATACCAAGCGCAAGCAAATGATTTCAACTTTAATCGGTATAGATGGATAAGAACGACATTTGTTGGATTGCAAATTCAAATTCCTATTTTCAGAGGTTTCGGAACTCAGGCCAGAATTGGACAAGCAAAAACATCGCTACAGCAATCAATGGAAAGATTAATTTTCACTAAACAAGCACTTGAAAACGAATTGAAAAATACCATATACAAAATTGAGCAATCTAAAAAAAGAATTGAAGCTCAAAGGAAAGCTGTTGAGCTTGCTGAACTCGGTTATAGAATAGCAAGAAAAAGATTTGAAAGTGGTGCTGGAACACAACTTGAAGTAAGCAATGCAGAGGTAAATCTTGCGCAAGCGCGATTGAATTACCAGCAGGCGATCTACGATTATCTAACTGCTCTGAGCGATCTTGAGAGATTAACAGGTAAAACAAACTATTTGGAGGAGAGATGA